TTCAGCTTCCGGGTGGCCGCGGGGATGGCGGTCGTACTCGTCGGAGTGGGCATGACGCGGCGGCAGAAGCGGACCGGGACCCCGGGTTCATCCGAGGTACCCAAGGCGCAGGCGACCATGAACGCCGCGTCCGAATGCCGCCAGCGCCCGCAGGCGCATCCGGCGAGCATCGAGTAGGCCGGGGCAGCCCTGCCCCGGCCCGCCAAGGACCGGGAACATGAATCAGCCCAGGCCTGTTCCGCTCGACCGTGGTGTCCGCCGATGGCGTGGATGGCCAACCAATGGGCCCCGCGCCTCGGCGAGCGCACCTTCCCGCCCACGCTGGACGAGCTGAGCGCCGAGTGCGCGGCGAACGGTCAACGGCGCCCCACCCCGCTGATCCTGAACTACGGCGAGGGCGACTACGCCTGCCTGCACCAGGACATCTACGGCGACATCGTCTTCCCCCACCGGCCCGTACCCGGCCGGAACGGCTACCGCCGCCACCCCATGCGGCACGGCACGAACGCCGTGGAGTCCGGCCACCGCAACACGCTCGGCGTGATCTTCCACAACGCCCGCTGACGCCGGCGCCATGTCCGAATCCCGCCAGCATGCGTGCCTGCGACACCGCACTGTTGAGGTGCAAGGAAAGCCAGGAAAAGGAAGCAGAGGGAGGTCATGATGACCGTCCACACGACCATCACCAGCCCGCTCGGTGAACTGCTGCTCGTGGGTGAACCGACACCGGACGGCGGCGTGGCACTGACGTCACTGTCCATGCCCGGACAGAAGAACGCACCCGCCGTGCACAGCAGTTGGGCCCACGACCGCGACCGCTTCTCCGGCATCGCACGACAGCTGTCCGCCTACTTCGCCGGTGAACTCGCCTCGTTCGACATCGAGTTCACCCCGAGCGGCACGGACTTCCAGCGGCGCGTCTGGAGCGCCCTGGAGGAGATCCCGTACGGCACGTCGACCACCTACGGCGAACTCGCCGGGCGGATCGGCGTGGACCGCGGCCGGATCCAGGCCCTGGGCGCCGCGATCGGCGCGAACCCGCTGCTCCTCGTGCGCCCCTGCCACCGCGTGATCGGCGCGGACGGCTCCATGCGGGGCTACGCGGGCGGCGTGGAGCGCAAGGTCCGGCTCCTCACCCTCGAAGGCGCCCTGCAGCCCACTCTCGTCTGACCCGCACGACCACGAAGGGTCCTCATCATGATCGACACCACCGCTCACCCGGCGGCCGGCCGCGTCGGCGAACGCGTCGCGGCGGGGGACTGGGACGCGCTGGCCGCCGAGCTGGACGAGCACGGCCACGCCCTCACCGGCCGGCTCCTGACTCCCGAGGCCTGCCGCGACATCGCCGCCCTGTACGACGACACCGACCGCTTCCGCTCCACCATCGACATGGCCCGCTACCGCTTCGGCTCCGGCCAGTACCGCTACTTCACCCACGACCTCCCCGATGTCGTACGGGAGTTGCGCGAGGCGTTCTACCCCCGGCTGCTGCCCATCGCCCGCGACTGGGCCGCGCGGCTCGGCAAGCCCGCCCCCTGGCCCGACAGACTGGGGGAGTGGGTGGAGATGTGCCATGCGGCCGGGCAGGCCAAGTCCGCGCAGATCCTGCTCCGTTACGGACCCGGCGACTGGAACGCCCTGCACCGCGACGTCTTCGGTGAGATGCTCTTCCCGCTCCAGGTCGTCGTCGGACTCGACGCCCCGGGAGCCGATTTCACCGGCGGCGAGTTCATCATGACCGAGCAGCGTCCCCGCGCCCAGTCCCGCGGATCGTCCACGACCCTGCCGCAGGGGCACGGGCTGGTCTTCACGACCCGCGACCGGCCCGTCGCCTCGAAGCGCGGCTGGTCGACCGGGCCGATGCGGCACGGCGTGAGCACCGTCCGCTCCGGACGCCGGCACGCACTGGGCCTGGTCTTCCACGACGCGGCGTGAACCCCTCCCGGGCAAGCGGCGAGCCGGGCCCGCGTACGTACACCTTGTGCGGCCCGGACGGGAAGCCGTACCCCAGCGGCATACCCGGCACCCTGGGCGGGCACCGCCGAGGGCGCCTGTACGGCCGCCTCGACTGCCCCTCCGCCCTGCGGGCCGTCGCCCGCGGCCCCTACGCCACCCACCGGGTGTTCTTCCCCGACGAGGCCACCGCGATCGCGGCCGGATACCGCCCCTGTGCGGTCTGTCTGCCCGCTCAGTACGCTCGCTGGAAAGCAGACCCAGAAAGCACCGGCACACCATGAGCATCCTGAAGGAGCGGGAGTCCTCCCGCTCACCCCTCATCGGCGCCGCCGAGCTGGCCGCCCACGCGGACCTGCCCGCGCCCGCCGCCCACACCGAAGCCGAACTCGCCGCTCTCATCCGCCTGTTGACCCTCCCGAAGGCGCGGATCGAGACCGTCACCGTCGGCCACAGCCGCGACGCCGCCTCCCGGGCCGCCGCCGAAGCCTTCGCCACCGCGTGGACGGCCCGCGGCGGCACGGTCCTCGCCACGGTGAGCTGGCCCGAGACCGCCGCGTCCTGGCTGCGCCCCGCGCACCGGCTCACCGCGGAAATCCCCGACGCCTGGGTACTGGCCGCGGCCCCCCTCGGGTTCGCCCAGCTGGCCCGCCGCCTGCGCCACTCCACCGACTGGGACCCGGCCCGCAGCTACGCCTTCGCCTCCCTGCACGACTCCCGGGTCCCCGCCCTCGCCGGGGACGACGTCCTGCACGGCCTGCGCGGCGCCACCGCCTACGGCGCCACCTGGGACGTACGCCACCGCTGGGTCACCACGCGGCTGCCCGCCGAGGTGACCCCGTGAGCGCCCTGATCCCGCGGCCCACCACGGAGATCGCCCCCGGAGCGGTGCACGTGCCGCAGTGGCTCACCCTGGATCAGCAGCGCGAACTCGTCACGGCGTGCCGTGCGTGGGCCACCGGCCCCGTGCCGATCCGCCACACCGAGCTGCCGCGCGGCGGGGTGATGTCCGTGCAGACGGTGTGCGTGGGCTGGCACTGGCAGCCGTACCGCTACACGCGGACCGCCGACGACGTGAACGGCCGACGCGTCGCGGAGTTCCCGGACTGGCTGGTCGAGCTGGGCCGCCGGGCGCTCACGGCGGCGTACGGCGACGCGTCGGGCGCGGCCGACCGCACCCCGGACACCTACACCCCGGACACCTACACCCCGGACACCTACACCCCGGACACGGCGCTGATCAACTTCTATGACGGGCAGGCCAGGATGGGCATGCACCAGGACAAGGACGAGCGGTCGTCGGCCCCGGTGGTGTCCCTGTCCATCGGCGACACCTGCGTCTTCCGCGTGGGCAACACGGAGACCCGCACCAAGCCCTACACCGACATCGAACTGGCCTCGGGCGACCTGTTCGTCTTCGGCGGCCCCTCGCGCTACGTCTTCCACGGCGTGCCCAAGGTCCACGAGGGCACCGCTGACCCCGCCACCGGACTGACCTCGGGCCGCCTGAACATCACGATGCGGGTCACCGGCCTGCGGTGACCCGGAGCGGCTACTCGAACCGCGAGGTGTCGCCCGCGCCGCGGCGCACGATCTCGGCCTCGCCGTCGGAGAAGTCGATGACCGTGGTCGGGCTCGTGCCGCAGTCGCCCGAGTCGACGACGGCGTCCACGACGTGGTCGAGGCGTTCCTTGATCTCCCAGCCCTGGGTGAGCGGCTCCTCCTCGTCGGGCAGGAGCAGGGTGCTGGAGAGCAGCGGCTCACCGAGCTCGGTGAGCAGGGCCTGCGTGACGACATGGTCGGGAATCCGGACGCCGACCGTCTTCTTCTTGGGGTGCAGGAGCTGGCGCGGCACCTCCTTCGTCGCGGGCAGGATGAAGGTGTAGCTGCCCGGCGTCGCCGCCTTGATCGCACGGAACACGTCGTTGTCGACGTGCACGAACTGACCCAGCTGCGCGAAGTTCTGGCACACCAGGGTGAAGTGGTGGCGATCGTCGAGGTTCCGGATCTTGCGGATCCGGTCCAGGCCGTCACGGTTGCCCAGCTGGCATCCGAGCGCGAAACAGGAGTCCGTCGGATACGCGATCAGCGCACCGGACCGGATGCTGTCGGCCACGGTGCTGATGCTGCGCGACTGGGGGTTGTCGGGGTGCACGTCAAAATACTTCGCCATCCGGCGAGCGTACGTGATCGCATCAGGAGTCCCTGGCTTACCGGCGGCTTCTCGGCGGACCCGGCCTCACTCGTCGTCGACGACCGAGATCAGCGCGAGAGTGATGTTGTCGGGGCCGCCGGCGTCGATGGCGGCCTTCCACAGTTCGAAGACCGCCCGGCCGCTGTCGTGGGCCGTGAGCAGCTCGTTCAGCGTGTCCTCGGGCACGGGATCGGTCAGGCCGTCGGAACACACCAGGAAACGTTCACCCCCGACGAGCGGCAACGTGCTGACGTGTGGGGTGATCGCGCTGAACCGGAGCGCACCGCCCAGCGCCTGGGTGACGATCGACGTGGTGCGCCGGCCGGGCGCGGGCGGCGGGCTGTCGTCGACGCTCACCTGGCGGAGCGCGCCGTCTTCGCGGCCGAGGCTCACGTCGAGCACGCGGCTGTCGCCGACGTTGAACACGACCAGCTCTTTCCCCAGGAGGACAACACCCGCGACCGTCGTCCCCATGGTCGTCAGCTCCGGATCGCGCTCGGCAGCCGCGTACACGGCGTGATTGCAGGCGATCAGTGCGTCATGAACGGCCTGCTCGCCGTCCAGCGACGGCCCGATGGCCGCAAGCTGCCGCACGACCAGGCCGCTGGCCACCTCGCCGCCCGGCTGGCCGCCGATGCCGTCGGCGACCGCGACGACCAGGGGGTTGCCGAGCGGGAACCCCAGGGTCTGCGGGTTCTCGGTCATCGTCCCGCACAGCGTCCATGGGCCGACGGCCAGGCTGTCCTCGTTGTGATCGCGTACGAGCCCAGGGTGGCTCAGAGCGGTGACAGTGATGTACGGCATCCGTGGACCCCCTCTCCGCAACGGCAGGCGTGTTCCGCACCCCCATTGTCACGCCGGGAGCCGCTCCCGGCTCAGTGGCGGACCGTGGCCGACCTCTGCCCGCCGGTGACGGGGCGTGCCATGGTGGGGGAGCCAGCTGGTCTGGACCAGCTATCGGTCGTGGTGAGGAGCGTACGCATGCGCGGCACAACGGTCTTGCCCGGAGAGGGGAACAGCGGATTACCCGGCGAGGAAGGGATGCCGACGCACCGCCTGGAAGTGCCGATGCCCAACGCGCTGCCGTTCGCCATCGGCACCTTCGACACCATCGGGCCGATGTCGCGTGCGGCGTTCCCGCACCGGCACACCTTCCACGAGATCGTCCACGTCACGGGCGGCACCGGCAGGCACGTCGTCGACCTGGCCGGGTTCGCCCTGCGGCCGCCGAACCTCTTCTTCATCGCCCCCGGCCAGGTCCACCACTGGGAGAACGTCACCGGCCTGGAGGGAAGCGTCATCCTCTTCACCGACGACTTCCTCCTGGACCACCCCGCCGACCGCCACGCACTGCGCGGGCTCGGTCGGCGCTCCTGGCTCGAACTCCGCGACGAGACCGCCGACGGGACCTCGCGCCTCGTCGCCGAGCTGGACGGTGAGTACCGTGCCGGGGCCGACGGATTCCATAGCGTGCTGCGGGCCCTGCTGCACGTACTCGTGGTCCGCGCGGCGCGGCTGCCCGCACACCGTCCGGACGCCGTCACACCGGCCCCGCACACCCGGCCCGGCTCCGTCGCCGCCGCATTCGTGGCCCTGCTCGGCGCCCCGGAGGGCCCTCTCTGGTCCGTGCGCGAGAGCGCGCGACACCTCGGCGTCTCCGAGAGCTACCTCAGCGAGGCGGTGAAGACGTCCACCGGCCGCACGCCCGGCGAACTGATCCGGCAGGCCCGCGTGCACGAGGCCAAACGCCTTTTGCTGAGAACGGAGTTGTCGGTCCGTCAGGTCGCGGGCCGGATCGGCTTCGGTGACGCCGCCTACTTCTGCCGCTTCTTCCGCCGCGAGACCGGCGCGAGCCCCGGGGACTTCCGGCGCGGCCGCGGCGATATTCACCACGACCACCGACTTGAGTCCATCGCCCGCGCTCAGCCGTCCGCATAGCTTCGGAGCCGATCCGGAACCCACCCCACCCCCCTCAGGAGGAGCGATGGAGCGCGAGATCGGCACGACCGGAGACGGCATAGGAGACGGCGGCGGGACCGATGAGCCGAAGGGATCCCACGGCGGCGGCCCCAGCCGCAAGACCGTCCTGAGAGCGGCCGCCGCGGTGGGCATGTCCCTGCCCGTGGCCTTCATGGGCGTCCCCGCACTGGCCCGCACCGCCGGCGAGCGGGGCGTGCTGCCGGAGGCGACCCCGGCCTGCGACGACGGCGACGACCCGACACCCCCGCAGATGGAGGGGCCGTACTTCAAACCCAACTCGCCCCAGCGCACCTCGCTCCTCCAGCCCGGCACCCCGGGCGTACGGCTCACCGTCACCGGCTACGTCTTCGGGCGCGCCTGCCGGCCGGTCTCCCGGGTCCTGATGGACTTCTGGCAGGCCGACACCTACGGGACGTACGACAACACGGGGTACCGCTTCCGGGGCCACCAGTTCACCGACGCGAACGGCGCGTTCAAACTCACCACGATCGTGCCCGGCCTCTACCCGGGCCGCACGCGGCACCTGCACGTCAAGGTGCAGGCCCCGGGACGCCCGGTGCTCACGACCCAGCTGTACTTCCCCGGAGAGCCGCGCAACAACACGGACCCGATCTTCGACGCCCGGCTGCTCATGAACGTACGCACCGTCGGAAACGCGAAGGAGGCCGACTTCGACTTCGTCCTGAACGTGCCGCAGTAGGCACGGCGCTTTTCAGTCGCGTCGGACCGTGCCCTGGGGGAGGACCCCGGCCCCGGCGAACACGTAGGCCGGGAGGCTCTCGTCCTCCTCCGCCGTCCGGAGCCGCTGTTGGCCGACCCGGGTCAGTTGGTGCCGGGACCCTGGTCACCAGACCCAGGTCGGCGAGCCGGCCGCCGATCTCCGCCACCTCAGGGGACTTCCGGAGGTCGGCGCACACGGACGCCGTGCTGTGGCTGCTCGGGCACGCCATGACCAGGGCGCGCTCGACCAGCTGCTCCGGCAACTCCACGTCCACGGCGTCCACGGCGTGTATGCGTGTGGCCCTGAGCCTGACCAGTTCGCGCTCGGCAAGCGCGATCACCACGCACTCCACCACGCGCCGCGGCCCACCCGCCAGATAGGCGACCTCGTACAGGCCAAGTGCCGTTCGCTTACCCGCCGTTGTCGTCGTCGTGGCCCGCTCGAAGTGCATCCGCATGCCCCCACCCCCTCATCCGGGCACCCGTCCTTCGGCTGTGGTGCCCGACGGCGGGAGCGCACATTCCTCTCCCTCGCCGCTTCAGAGCAGAACTTGAGGGTCGCGGCACCAGCCGCCTCTCTTGACAGCAACCGCCCCACGGCGATCGCCTGGAGCCCTGCCGCGCGGCGACGCGGCGACCACGGGACCGGGCACGGGCACAGGGGGAGAGGCGGGCCATGCTGCGGGTGTACTTCACGGCCGAGGACCTGGCGCGGGTGCGGGTCGCATCGGGCCCTGACTTCCTCTGGGAGATCAGCAACAGTGTGCAGACGCTCCAACGGCGCGACGGAGCAAGGGTGTTCGGGGCCTGGCGGCAGTGGGCGAGGCCGCGCCTCTCGGACAGCTGCCGACTCCTCTCGCCCCTCCTCCCGCCGCACGGCTGCTCCCCGGACTTCCTCACGCCCACCCACGGAGCAGGCGAGACGCTCCACGCGGCGGTCGACACGCTCGTGCGCACGCCCCGGCCGCGGCTGCGCACTGATCTGACACGGGTGGCCGCATCGCGCCGGCTCCCGGGCTGGACGGAGTCGCTGGCGCAGGGCGACGCCGCCGCTCTGCGGCAGTTGGGGCAAGCCCTCCATACGTACCACCTGGAGGCGCTCGCGCCGTTCTGGCCCCGCATCCATGCCCAGATCGACGCCGACCGCATCACTCGCCTGCACAGCCTCCTCGACGGCGGGACGGACGGGCTCCTGGCGGGCCTTGGGCCTCAACTGCGCTGGAACCCGCCGGTGCTGGAGGCCGACTATCCCGTGGACCATCAGCTGCGGCTCGACGGCCGAGGGCTCACCCTGCAGCCCTCGTTCTTCTGCTGGCCCACGCCTGTCACGCTCGCCGACGGCGAACTGCCGCCCGTCCTGGTGTATCCCATCGACCACGCGATGGACTGGACCCACTCCACGCCCCACCCCGCACCCCCCGTCCGTCCGGACGACGGCGCCTTGGGGCCGCTCATCGGCCACACCCGCGCCGCGGTCCTCAGGGCGGCCCGCACCGGTTCGTCCACGGTCGAGCTCGCCCGTCTCCTCGCGGTCACCCACCCGGCCATCAGCCAGCACGTCAAGGTGCTGCGCGCGGCCGGCCTGCTGACCACCGTCCGCAGGGCGGGACGGTCGCTTCATGTCGCAACGGCGGAGGGGCGCGCACTGCTGCGCAGTTGCGGCTCGTAAGTCTGGGCTTTCATCGATTGCGCCTGGCATGGGCATGCAAGGAAGCTGGCCGGGCTGTTGCACACGCATCCCCCCACCGCGTTGCGTCCTCAACACCCCGCCCCGCGCGCGCCGTTCAACGCGCGTCCACGTGCGAACTCCCGCGCACGGCGCGATTCCTGGGGACGCATCGACGATCCGATGAAGGAGTGGCGTTGCGCACTACTCGTACTCTCACCCGCCGCGCGGCCGTGGCCGCCTCGCTCGCCGTGGCCTGCACCCTGGGTGCCGTGCCCGGCATCGCTCAGGCTTCCGAGCCCCCCACGGCTTCAGAGACTTCCGAGGTGTCCGCCGGGCACGGTCTGGAATGGTTCCAGGAGCGCCACGGCCTGCCCCGGACCGGCTCCGTCGACGGCCCGACCGCCAGAGCCCTGCAGCAGGCGCCCGACACCGAACTGCACCGGACCTTCCGTACGGCCGCCGACCTCGGGCCCGAGGAACTCGCCAACGCACGCACCGTCATCGGCGTCGGCAAGGGTGCGCAGATCCCCGAACAGGGCGTGGTCATCGCGCTGATGACCGCCATGCAGGAGTCCAAGTTCGTCAATTACCTGACGCCGGTGGACCACGACTCCCTGGGGATCTTCCAGCAGCGCCCGAGCACCGGCTGGGGCACCCCGGAGCAGATCACCGATGTCGCCACTTCATCCAAGTCCTTCTACGGAGTGGCCCCCTTCGGCAGCAACCCGGGGCTGATCCAGATCGACGGCTGGCAGACCATGCCCCCGGGCGACGTCTGCCAGGCCGTCCAGGTGTCCGCCTTTCCCGACCGCTACGCGCAGTGGGAGCAGTTCGCCCGCGACCTGCTCGCCCAAGAGGGGCCCACGGTCCCGCCGATCCCCTGACCCCCACGGGGCCCACTAGAGACACCAGGAAGCCTCGCCTCTCGCACACCCCTGAACACTTCCCTCACATCACCAGGAGCCCGTATGCGCAAGAGACTTGTCTCCACCGCGATCGCCGTGGCGGCGGTCGGTGCCCTCGTCACCCCGGCCGCCGCCCAGGCGGACCCCGCCCGCCCGCACGGCATAGCGGTGCTCGGTCACGGCTCGAAGGCCGGGACCGCCGTCGTCAGCGGACAGAACGAGCCCGGCACCAGGCTCCGCGTCGGCGGTGCGCGGACCGGGAGCGCACACACGCTCCCGGTCGACTACCAGGTCCAGGAGACCGGCTACTGGTGCGGTCCCGCTGCCACCCGTATCGCCCTGTCCGCACGGATCGCCCCGCCGAGCCAAGGCTCTCTGGCCGCGCAGCTCGGCACCACCGAGGCCGGCACGGATCACATCAGCCAGGTGACCGGCGTGCTCAACGCCAACCTCGGCACCGGCTGGTACGAGACCAAGGAGATGCCGAACGACCCGCCCACCCAGGCCCAGAAGGACCTGCTGTGGAACGACATCGTCCTGGACATCGACAACAATTACCCGCTGGTGACCAACATCGTGGCCCCGCCCGGCAACCAGCCGCCCGGCTACCCGTCGGACCAGACGATCTACCACTACTTCACGGTCATCGGCTACGACGACGCGAACCGCACCGTCCTCATCGCCGACCCCGCGTCGTTCGGCGGCAACCAGATCT
This Streptomyces sp. NBC_01283 DNA region includes the following protein-coding sequences:
- a CDS encoding Ada metal-binding domain-containing protein, with translation MNPSRASGEPGPRTYTLCGPDGKPYPSGIPGTLGGHRRGRLYGRLDCPSALRAVARGPYATHRVFFPDEATAIAAGYRPCAVCLPAQYARWKADPESTGTP
- a CDS encoding C39 family peptidase produces the protein MRKRLVSTAIAVAAVGALVTPAAAQADPARPHGIAVLGHGSKAGTAVVSGQNEPGTRLRVGGARTGSAHTLPVDYQVQETGYWCGPAATRIALSARIAPPSQGSLAAQLGTTEAGTDHISQVTGVLNANLGTGWYETKEMPNDPPTQAQKDLLWNDIVLDIDNNYPLVTNIVAPPGNQPPGYPSDQTIYHYFTVIGYDDANRTVLIADPASFGGNQIYWLSFDQLATLIPPKGYAA
- a CDS encoding ArsR/SmtB family transcription factor, whose product is MLRVYFTAEDLARVRVASGPDFLWEISNSVQTLQRRDGARVFGAWRQWARPRLSDSCRLLSPLLPPHGCSPDFLTPTHGAGETLHAAVDTLVRTPRPRLRTDLTRVAASRRLPGWTESLAQGDAAALRQLGQALHTYHLEALAPFWPRIHAQIDADRITRLHSLLDGGTDGLLAGLGPQLRWNPPVLEADYPVDHQLRLDGRGLTLQPSFFCWPTPVTLADGELPPVLVYPIDHAMDWTHSTPHPAPPVRPDDGALGPLIGHTRAAVLRAARTGSSTVELARLLAVTHPAISQHVKVLRAAGLLTTVRRAGRSLHVATAEGRALLRSCGS
- a CDS encoding L-threonylcarbamoyladenylate synthase, yielding MAKYFDVHPDNPQSRSISTVADSIRSGALIAYPTDSCFALGCQLGNRDGLDRIRKIRNLDDRHHFTLVCQNFAQLGQFVHVDNDVFRAIKAATPGSYTFILPATKEVPRQLLHPKKKTVGVRIPDHVVTQALLTELGEPLLSSTLLLPDEEEPLTQGWEIKERLDHVVDAVVDSGDCGTSPTTVIDFSDGEAEIVRRGAGDTSRFE
- a CDS encoding 2OG-Fe(II) oxygenase, yielding MIDTTAHPAAGRVGERVAAGDWDALAAELDEHGHALTGRLLTPEACRDIAALYDDTDRFRSTIDMARYRFGSGQYRYFTHDLPDVVRELREAFYPRLLPIARDWAARLGKPAPWPDRLGEWVEMCHAAGQAKSAQILLRYGPGDWNALHRDVFGEMLFPLQVVVGLDAPGADFTGGEFIMTEQRPRAQSRGSSTTLPQGHGLVFTTRDRPVASKRGWSTGPMRHGVSTVRSGRRHALGLVFHDAA
- a CDS encoding methylated-DNA--[protein]-cysteine S-methyltransferase, translating into MTVHTTITSPLGELLLVGEPTPDGGVALTSLSMPGQKNAPAVHSSWAHDRDRFSGIARQLSAYFAGELASFDIEFTPSGTDFQRRVWSALEEIPYGTSTTYGELAGRIGVDRGRIQALGAAIGANPLLLVRPCHRVIGADGSMRGYAGGVERKVRLLTLEGALQPTLV
- a CDS encoding AraC family transcriptional regulator, with translation MRGTTVLPGEGNSGLPGEEGMPTHRLEVPMPNALPFAIGTFDTIGPMSRAAFPHRHTFHEIVHVTGGTGRHVVDLAGFALRPPNLFFIAPGQVHHWENVTGLEGSVILFTDDFLLDHPADRHALRGLGRRSWLELRDETADGTSRLVAELDGEYRAGADGFHSVLRALLHVLVVRAARLPAHRPDAVTPAPHTRPGSVAAAFVALLGAPEGPLWSVRESARHLGVSESYLSEAVKTSTGRTPGELIRQARVHEAKRLLLRTELSVRQVAGRIGFGDAAYFCRFFRRETGASPGDFRRGRGDIHHDHRLESIARAQPSA
- a CDS encoding alpha-ketoglutarate-dependent dioxygenase AlkB, with amino-acid sequence MSALIPRPTTEIAPGAVHVPQWLTLDQQRELVTACRAWATGPVPIRHTELPRGGVMSVQTVCVGWHWQPYRYTRTADDVNGRRVAEFPDWLVELGRRALTAAYGDASGAADRTPDTYTPDTYTPDTYTPDTALINFYDGQARMGMHQDKDERSSAPVVSLSIGDTCVFRVGNTETRTKPYTDIELASGDLFVFGGPSRYVFHGVPKVHEGTADPATGLTSGRLNITMRVTGLR
- a CDS encoding peptidoglycan-binding protein, with product MRTTRTLTRRAAVAASLAVACTLGAVPGIAQASEPPTASETSEVSAGHGLEWFQERHGLPRTGSVDGPTARALQQAPDTELHRTFRTAADLGPEELANARTVIGVGKGAQIPEQGVVIALMTAMQESKFVNYLTPVDHDSLGIFQQRPSTGWGTPEQITDVATSSKSFYGVAPFGSNPGLIQIDGWQTMPPGDVCQAVQVSAFPDRYAQWEQFARDLLAQEGPTVPPIP
- a CDS encoding 2OG-Fe(II) oxygenase; this translates as MANQWAPRLGERTFPPTLDELSAECAANGQRRPTPLILNYGEGDYACLHQDIYGDIVFPHRPVPGRNGYRRHPMRHGTNAVESGHRNTLGVIFHNAR
- a CDS encoding PP2C family serine/threonine-protein phosphatase yields the protein MPYITVTALSHPGLVRDHNEDSLAVGPWTLCGTMTENPQTLGFPLGNPLVVAVADGIGGQPGGEVASGLVVRQLAAIGPSLDGEQAVHDALIACNHAVYAAAERDPELTTMGTTVAGVVLLGKELVVFNVGDSRVLDVSLGREDGALRQVSVDDSPPPAPGRRTTSIVTQALGGALRFSAITPHVSTLPLVGGERFLVCSDGLTDPVPEDTLNELLTAHDSGRAVFELWKAAIDAGGPDNITLALISVVDDE
- a CDS encoding TIGR04222 domain-containing membrane protein — encoded protein: MRMHFERATTTTTAGKRTALGLYEVAYLAGGPRRVVECVVIALAERELVRLRATRIHAVDAVDVELPEQLVERALVMACPSSHSTASVCADLRKSPEVAEIGGRLADLGLVTRVPAPTDPGRPTAAPDGGGGREPPGLRVRRGRGPPPGHGPTRLKSAVPTAARSGRSRSRPPSRFRRCVRS